A window of Terriglobia bacterium genomic DNA:
ACATAATAGTCAGGGACTCGCCTCGGGGCGAAAGGCGGCGTCCGAAGGTGGGTCCACCTCCCCGGGAGCCAAACCCCGGTCGTCAGCGCAGAAGGGGACGCCGGTAACGTCGGCTCCTTAGTAGAGGGCGGAACCGAAAGCGAGAGGGGCGTAATGCCAGAAGCAACCCACTGATCCCGGGGGAATTCATTCCCAAATACGGTTTCGAGCGGGTCCCTTCCGGGCTTGGGAGAACGCGAGAGCAAGCAACAATGCGAGCCCCACCCTTCGGACCGGGTCATGAGCGAGGGTCTGCCGGATCCGGAAGCGCTTGCCGTTAATGGTTACTCCAACAAGCCAGTTCCCAATCCACTTAAGGTCGGTTATCTCGGCGTGCTCGAATTGGGCATGACAGTTGGGACACACCACCAGCAGGTTGGTCGGATGGTGCCCCAGATTCGGGTCAAGGTGGTGGACTTCAAAGTAGGGTTCGCCGTCCCTCATCTGAAATGTAAATGAGCAGATCTGACACTTTCCACTGTACAGCTCCCGAAGCAATACCCGGATACCTGGCGGCGTGCTTGCGCGCCGGCCCGCTGCCGCTACAGCCGTTTCGGGGCGCGGACGCCGTTCGGAGGATTGTGCGATTCGTAAAAGTTCGCCCTGAGCCACCTCGCTCAGTCTCCGTCGAGTGAGCTTAGCCAGCGCGCCCAATTGACGGTACGCCTCAGGGTCAG
This region includes:
- a CDS encoding HNH endonuclease signature motif containing protein codes for the protein MDSNSKAGGRRVRQKSFTITATSSRLAKGLLAIPRKFDSWFPPDTREIQVAFDDEERARGLTFRPYDTSAKESRIFGLGRWFSSRGVREGDLISISVEDRSALLYRVSLDRYLQEQEEQKARRSLHSAPSDPEAYRQLGALAKLTRRRLSEVAQGELLRIAQSSERRPRPETAVAAAGRRASTPPGIRVLLRELYSGKCQICSFTFQMRDGEPYFEVHHLDPNLGHHPTNLLVVCPNCHAQFEHAEITDLKWIGNWLVGVTINGKRFRIRQTLAHDPVRRVGLALLLALAFSQARKGPARNRIWE